Part of the Streptomyces europaeiscabiei genome is shown below.
GACGGCGCCGGTCACGGGCAGGGGGGCGGCCACGAGAAGGAACTCGTAGACGCCGTCGGCGGCGCAGTCGACGGCCAGGGTGTCGAGGTCCCACAGCTCCCCGATGAACAGGCCGATGTGCGGGATGGCGACCTGATGCAGCGGCTGGAAGGCGACATCGAACTCGTTCGGGCGCACCTCGAAGCCCCAGGTGTCGGTGGCGATCCCGGCGATCTCGGAGGAGTGCAGCCAGTCGGCCGTGGCGAACGACAGACCGGGGGCGGGACCGCCCGCGTAATCGCCCCAGCCGTCGCCCGCGGCGATGCCGCGCCGGGCCCGGGTGAGCTGGCCGGTGCGCACCAGCAGCAGGTCGCCGCGCCCGACCCGGGCGGTCTCACCTTGCGCGGCGATGGTCGCATCGAGGTGTTCGGCGGTGATGGCGAAGCCGTCCGGCAGTTCGCCCTCGGCTCCGATCGTCCTGCCGACGTCGAGCAGCACGCCCCGGCCGGCGATCCTGTCGGCCACGGTCTCGATGCCGGTGAGCCTGTCTCCCTCGCCGGTCACCACCTGTGAGGCGCGGCGTCCGTTGTAGGCCGTGCCGTGGTCGAAGATGTGGCCGAGGCCGTCCCACTGGGTGGAGGCCTGCAGCGGCATGAACACCACGTCGTCCGCGCCGCCGAGCCCGTGCGGGAACTCGGCCGGGCCGAACTCGGCGTCCAGGCCGGAAGAGAGCATGGTGTGCACCGGGTTGGTGCGCCGCCGCCACCCCTTCTGCGGACCTTCCGCGTCGAAGCGCTGGGCCAGCGAGAAGCTCACGCCGCGGCGGGCCAGCCCCGCTCCCTGTGCCCGTTTGGCCTCGTCGAGGAAGTTCAGCGTGCCGAGGACGTCATCGGCGCCCCAGCGGCCCCAGTTGGAGACGCGCGCGGCCGCGGCGGCGATGGCCCCTTCGGGATCGGAGCGGTCGAACGTGGTCACAGGTCTTCCTCCGTGGAGTTCCGATCAGGGATCGGCGGCAAAATCATCGGGACTTCGTCATGGGTGCGGTTCCCACCGCGGGATCGGACCGAGGAGGCGGGCGGCGTTGCCACCGCGGGATGGCGTCGGGAGTAGGCGTTCAGCCGCTCGCCGAGGGTGCAGCCCAGGGGTGGATGAACACGGCCGTGCCCAGTTCCTCGGCGGCGGCCCAGAAGTCGGCCGGCGACGGGTCGTCGAGTTCCCGGCCCGGGCCGGCGGAGGTCGTGATCTGTACTTCCCGCGTACCGAGATCGCGGACCGCTGTCACCCGCTGGCCGACGGCCAGGTCGGAGTACCGCAGCGTCACGGCTCCGATCGGAAGCAGCCGAGCCGGTTCCTTCGCGCACCACGCGGCGACGCCCTCGTTGCCCACCGCGACGATGCGGGTGGCCGCTTCCGGTCGGCCCACGCACGCGGCAGCGGTACTGCGCTGACCGCCTGCACCTGCACCTGCACCTGCACGCGCGCGGCGTCCATCGCGGCCAGCCGCAGGTCGAGGTCGACCAGCTTGGGCCCGGGCTCGGCCATCTGCTTCAGGTTCACCGCCAGGGACGCCCGGCCGAGGGTGGCCGCGTCGGTCTCCCGCCGGTCGTACTCGGTCGGCCGGCCGTACTCAGTCGGTCGGGAAACGGCCGAAGTGGGGCTTGCGGCCCTGCAAGTCCTCGGCGACGCAGCGGTTGCGCTGCCGTCCGAGGTAGGTGATCTCACTGTCGATGACGTCGCCGTCGTGCAGGAAGCGACCGTGGTGCTTGCCGTTCCCGGGCGGAGAGCCCATGAAGACGATGTCCCCGGGGGTCAGCCGGACGTGCTCGGAGGCGTACGCCACGAACTGCGCCGGGTCGAAGATCATGTCGCCGGTCGGCCAGTCCTGCATGACCTGGCCGTTGACCTTCAGTGTGGTCCGGATGGTGTCGTCGAGAGTGAAGAACTGTGCGGGCACGACGAACGGCCCCGCCGGCTTGAACGTCGGCTGGTGCTTGCCCATCCAGTCGAAGCCCCACGGGATGTCGGTGCGGCGGAACTGGTCGACCGTGCCGAGGTCGTTGACGATCGTGTAGCCGGCGATCAGCGCTGTCGCCTCGTCCGGGGTGAGGAACCGACCGGAGCCGCCGACGACGACCCCGAGTTCGAGCTCCCAGTCGGGCTCGTCGCCCAGGGCCGGCAGCACGACGTCGTCGGTCGCCCCCACGAGCGAGGAGTGCATCCCGACCCAGGCGAAGGGAATCCCCTCTCGCGACCGGCGCTCCATGAACGCGAGATTGCGCTGGAAGAACTCCTCGTCGGTCTCGCCCGGCCGACGGTTGTGCTGGTTGAAGGCGTTCTTCGTCAGCATCTGCGCCGAATGCGTCTTGTAGTTGGCGCCGGCGCCCAGCAGGTTGGGATGGCTGAGCGGCGGCAGCGAACGCAGCTCCGCCAAGGGCCGGGTCGGTCGGGAGGAGTCGGTCCAGACCTCCTCGAGGAACTGGAAATTCCTGGTCCAGTCGGCGAAGACCTCGTGCAGATCGTGGAACCGGTCGGACAGGTCGGTGACCAGGCCGTCGGCGGTCACGAGGGCCGGGAAGGCACGTGTCTCGCCGGCGAAGGTACCGAGCGCGAAGGTTCCCGCGCGCAGCCCGGTCGCCGGGTCGATCGGATGTTCCGGAGCGCGCGTGACAGGGGTGGTCTCATTCATGGGTCACGTTTCCGTTTCGGTGACACTGGGTCGTGCGGGAGGCACGACACCTGGACGGCGGAAAGTCATGGATCACCTTTCGCCCTGGGCCTGGCCGACCGTTCCGGCGGACGACGAGGAGCCCGGACGACGGGCCGGCGGGAGGATGATCTGATTGTGACCCGGGCCACGAGGCCTGGGATATGCTCAGCCTTGTATGCGACCCATCGACGGAACGGATGCTCAGGCATCGACCGGCCGGTGCGGGTCGTTCGGCGAAGGTTGCCGAGCCGCACCGCTGTGCTGGTGGGATCGCCGGACCGCGCCTGGAACAGAAGCCGGGGGAGGACACCGCGGTGACGTACAACTCGACTCCAAGCCCACCGGCAGGTGGCCGCACCTCAGAGCCGTCAGCCCGGATACTGCGCAACCAGGACGTGGCGACCCTGCCCGTCCTGCGTGCCCTGCTGGTCGAGCGCAACGTCACCCGGGCCGGCGAGTCCGTCGGCCTGAGCCAGCCCGCCACCAGCGCGGTGCTGGCCCGCCTTCGTCGCCGGTTCGGCGACCAGCTGCTGATCCGGGTGGGCCGGGACTACGAGCTCACGCCGCTGGCCGCCGGCCTGCTGTCACGGATCGAGTCGGCCACCGAGGCGCTGGAGCGCGTGTTCGGCGACGACTTCGACCCCGCGACGACCAACCGGCAGTTCTCCCTCGCGCTCTCCGACTACACCGTCGCCATCCTGTTCGAGGAACTCAACCGGATTCTCGCCGAGGAGGCCCCCGGGGCCGGACTCGTCCTTCGCCCCCTCACCACCAGCTCCCACCTCGACGCCGACGCCCTGATCCGGCACACCGACGGGGTGGTCCTGCCGCATGAGCTGGTGCAGGGCTATCCCGGTCGGCTCCTGCTGCGCGACCGCTGGGTGTGCGTCGTGGCCGACAGCAACACGGCGATCGGCAGCGAGCCGACCCTCGCCGAACTTGCCGTCCTGCCGTGGGTGAGCCAGTTCACCCACTCCGATCCGGCCAGCTTCCCGGCGCTGCGCCACTTGCGGTCGAACGGCATGGAGCCGCACGTGGAGGTGGTGACCGACAGCTTCCTCTCGGTCCCGTTCCTGCTCGCCGGCAGCAACCGTGTCGCCTTCCTCCAGGAGAGACTCGCGCGACGCCTGGCACCCGTGGCGCCCGTGCGGATCGTGCCCAGCCCGGTGGACATCGGGCCGCTCAACCTGTCGCTGCGATGGCACCCGACCGTGAGCGACGATCCCGGCCACCGATGGTTCCGTGACGCGCTGGGGCGTGCGGCGGAACGCGTCGCCTAGCTGTATTGCCCTGTGAGGTCGGGGACGCGGCTGGCGGGTGGCCGACCTTTCAAGCGCGGAGTTTCCGCGGTGGTGATTGTTGGTGTGCGGCCAGTCGGGGAACGCCGCGCGTCGCCGTCCACCGCTCCTCGCGGCGCACCAGCGCCGTGGCGCAGGGGCTCTCACCTCCACGCACCTCGTCACCGCCTCACGGTGCACGTGGACCGAGGCGTGGACCCGGCCCGGCGGCCGGGGGTCCGGTCGACGACCCAGCAGGAGGACGTCGGTGGCCCGCCATCCGTGCCGTGGATTGGTGGCATACCAGTTCGACCATTCCGCATCGGTGCGGCTGTTGTCACTATCGACGATGTCGGCGGGACGAGCAGGCACCGAAAGCCCGGCTCCTCGTCGCAGACGCACTCCACCCCCTGTCGCCCGGCCGAGAGTCGGACGGCAGCCGCCCCAGGAGACGACGACGATGGTGGTATCCGATGGGACCCCTGTGCCTTCCGCGCAGGCCGCCGCTGACGCAAGCCGAGCACAACGACCGCGCAGCCGCTTTTCGCCGCGCAGCCGGCCCGCCGGGGCGGCCGCTGGGACCTGGACCGCCCGGCGACCTTCAGCCCGCCCCCGGAGGGGGCCTGCACCGGACCGGGGGCGACAGCTACGACGCCGACACCGTCCGGGCCGCCCCGACGGCCGCCTCCGCCGGGCACGGGATGCGGAACCACCCCGGCGAGCCGCCGCCGCGGACCGCCGTCAGCCGCATGAGTGAGAGAGGCGTATCGGCCGAGGAAGTCGTGGCCGTGCAGGTCGACGCCACGGGACCGGCACAGTACCCCGGGGGTGCGGAACAGGTCGCTGATGCCGTCGATGGGGATGAAGCCGCCTCCCGGCCTCGTCGCCGGGAACAGCGCTCACGTCGCTGTTCGCCGCTCCGTCCGGCGATGGACCGACGCGTGGAGCGCTTGCCCGCCGTGAGCCGTTCGGACCGTTCGTCGTGCCGGCGCCCTTCACCGACCGCGACGCC
Proteins encoded:
- a CDS encoding cyclase family protein, giving the protein MTTFDRSDPEGAIAAAAARVSNWGRWGADDVLGTLNFLDEAKRAQGAGLARRGVSFSLAQRFDAEGPQKGWRRRTNPVHTMLSSGLDAEFGPAEFPHGLGGADDVVFMPLQASTQWDGLGHIFDHGTAYNGRRASQVVTGEGDRLTGIETVADRIAGRGVLLDVGRTIGAEGELPDGFAITAEHLDATIAAQGETARVGRGDLLLVRTGQLTRARRGIAAGDGWGDYAGGPAPGLSFATADWLHSSEIAGIATDTWGFEVRPNEFDVAFQPLHQVAIPHIGLFIGELWDLDTLAVDCAADGVYEFLLVAAPLPVTGAVGAPVNPLAVK
- a CDS encoding LysR family transcriptional regulator, producing the protein MATLPVLRALLVERNVTRAGESVGLSQPATSAVLARLRRRFGDQLLIRVGRDYELTPLAAGLLSRIESATEALERVFGDDFDPATTNRQFSLALSDYTVAILFEELNRILAEEAPGAGLVLRPLTTSSHLDADALIRHTDGVVLPHELVQGYPGRLLLRDRWVCVVADSNTAIGSEPTLAELAVLPWVSQFTHSDPASFPALRHLRSNGMEPHVEVVTDSFLSVPFLLAGSNRVAFLQERLARRLAPVAPVRIVPSPVDIGPLNLSLRWHPTVSDDPGHRWFRDALGRAAERVA
- a CDS encoding fumarylacetoacetate hydrolase family protein gives rise to the protein MNETTPVTRAPEHPIDPATGLRAGTFALGTFAGETRAFPALVTADGLVTDLSDRFHDLHEVFADWTRNFQFLEEVWTDSSRPTRPLAELRSLPPLSHPNLLGAGANYKTHSAQMLTKNAFNQHNRRPGETDEEFFQRNLAFMERRSREGIPFAWVGMHSSLVGATDDVVLPALGDEPDWELELGVVVGGSGRFLTPDEATALIAGYTIVNDLGTVDQFRRTDIPWGFDWMGKHQPTFKPAGPFVVPAQFFTLDDTIRTTLKVNGQVMQDWPTGDMIFDPAQFVAYASEHVRLTPGDIVFMGSPPGNGKHHGRFLHDGDVIDSEITYLGRQRNRCVAEDLQGRKPHFGRFPTD